From one Comamonas piscis genomic stretch:
- the cyaY gene encoding iron donor protein CyaY — protein sequence MNELEYLDAAEQLLLAVEQTCDRINDETDADIDAQRVGGLLTLTFANRSQIIINLQPPLHEVWLAAKSGGYHYKFDGSVWRDTKTGNDFFADLTRDAGVQSGLALVFQA from the coding sequence ATGAACGAACTCGAATACCTGGATGCGGCAGAACAACTCTTGCTGGCGGTTGAACAAACCTGTGACCGCATCAACGATGAGACGGATGCCGATATCGACGCCCAGCGCGTGGGCGGCCTGCTGACCTTGACCTTTGCCAACCGCAGCCAGATCATCATCAACCTGCAACCACCACTGCACGAGGTGTGGCTGGCCGCCAAGTCCGGTGGCTACCACTATAAATTTGACGGCAGCGTGTGGCGCGACACCAAGACCGGCAACGATTTCTTTGCCGACCTGACCCGGGATGCCGGTGTGCAGTCGGGTCTAGCGCTGGTTTTCCAAGCCTGA
- a CDS encoding PilN domain-containing protein, producing the protein MILINLLPHREAARKKRKESFQASMVAAALVGALACGAVYMFYQYKIDLQAGRNALLTREIKALDVKIADVAKIDAEIAALKARQKAVEDLQSDRNLPVHLLNELVLQLPDGVYIESLKQQEQTVQIQGIAQSNERVSELLNSLATKTPWLSKPELVEVVGTTTQINAKERKRVAGFNLRFGLVRSSDVEQQANNAQGLKK; encoded by the coding sequence ATGATCTTGATCAATCTGCTTCCGCACCGCGAAGCGGCGCGCAAAAAGCGCAAAGAGAGTTTCCAGGCATCGATGGTGGCCGCTGCCCTGGTGGGTGCGTTGGCCTGTGGCGCTGTCTACATGTTCTACCAGTACAAGATTGACCTGCAGGCGGGGCGCAACGCGCTGCTGACCCGTGAGATCAAGGCGCTGGATGTGAAGATCGCCGATGTGGCCAAGATCGACGCAGAGATTGCCGCGCTGAAGGCGCGGCAAAAGGCCGTGGAGGACTTGCAGTCCGACCGCAACCTGCCGGTGCATTTGCTCAATGAGCTGGTGCTGCAGCTGCCCGATGGCGTCTATATCGAGAGCCTCAAGCAGCAAGAGCAGACCGTGCAGATCCAGGGCATTGCCCAATCGAACGAGCGCGTGTCCGAACTGCTCAACAGCCTGGCGACCAAGACGCCCTGGCTGTCCAAGCCCGAGCTGGTCGAGGTGGTCGGTACGACCACCCAGATCAATGCCAAGGAGAGAAAACGGGTCGCGGGATTCAACCTGCGTTTTGGACTGGTGCGCTCCAGCGATGTGGAGCAGCAGGCCAACAACGCGCAAGGTCTGAAAAAGTAA
- a CDS encoding Ig domain-containing protein → MRNLLKPLVLVAPLLLAACGGGGGSGGESQLQYSIKLTAAKTTVPVNVAASLPGYGNGDYYPYMSTLYIQANAGGSPIPNQADGAFSCNITSGLDSGGLYYLDGDDAHTQDVTINGETVKVPGSYRSITLGSNAGGASFHIISHDIAGEVAVQCSVTDPRDSKVYTDRATIKVGGGSTATPATVTLTKQTAYVGSRDNLNNIPNSVVVQAILKNDNDQPVSSAGNANLQVSIVPNAASDGAKLLANGQTNGGSMQINTVNGVGQFSVASGPASGSLLLRLTVDRADNDVSNGIQDPITQYAVIPVVHAIASTPLSIPESELAQTVQNAEPYVHALIAEGGVAPFLWSTTSILPTGLRLSSDGLISGTPNVKGPGQYTVVLNVRDANGATTRQTLVLTIVGNLPDNPVAFTINGCTGSSASPCEIASMDVGTSYTYSFSATGDNVTWVLEGAPAWMQLVGQGSTGRVASGSPLTCAQVATYRMFVTAKNSANSVTREVTFRITDTEDTCTPATPTTPETTP, encoded by the coding sequence ATGAGAAATTTGTTGAAGCCCTTGGTGCTGGTTGCGCCGCTGTTGTTGGCGGCCTGCGGTGGTGGTGGTGGCAGCGGCGGTGAGTCGCAGCTGCAGTACAGCATCAAGCTGACGGCCGCCAAGACAACGGTGCCGGTGAATGTGGCTGCGAGCTTGCCGGGCTATGGGAATGGCGACTACTACCCCTATATGTCCACCCTCTACATCCAGGCCAATGCGGGCGGCAGCCCCATTCCTAACCAGGCGGATGGTGCCTTCTCCTGCAACATCACCTCCGGACTGGACTCCGGTGGTCTGTATTACCTGGATGGTGATGACGCCCACACGCAGGATGTCACCATCAATGGCGAGACGGTCAAAGTGCCAGGCTCCTACCGCAGCATCACCCTGGGATCCAATGCCGGTGGTGCTTCCTTCCACATCATCTCGCACGACATCGCCGGTGAAGTAGCCGTGCAGTGCAGCGTGACTGATCCGCGCGACAGCAAGGTCTACACTGACCGTGCGACCATCAAGGTAGGCGGCGGCAGCACGGCAACGCCTGCAACGGTCACCTTGACCAAGCAGACCGCCTATGTCGGCTCGCGTGACAACCTGAATAACATCCCCAACAGCGTGGTGGTGCAGGCTATCCTCAAAAACGACAATGACCAGCCAGTAAGCAGCGCCGGAAATGCTAACCTGCAGGTCAGCATTGTGCCCAACGCCGCCTCCGATGGCGCCAAGCTGTTGGCCAACGGCCAGACCAACGGCGGCTCCATGCAGATCAATACCGTCAACGGTGTGGGTCAGTTCTCGGTAGCCAGCGGCCCAGCATCTGGCTCCCTGTTGCTGCGTTTGACCGTGGACCGCGCTGACAACGATGTGTCCAACGGTATTCAGGATCCCATCACGCAATACGCTGTGATTCCTGTTGTGCATGCGATTGCGTCCACCCCGCTGAGCATTCCCGAATCGGAATTGGCGCAGACCGTTCAGAACGCTGAGCCTTATGTTCATGCTTTGATTGCTGAAGGTGGTGTGGCTCCGTTCCTGTGGTCTACGACCTCGATTCTGCCCACCGGTTTGCGTCTGAGCTCCGATGGCCTCATCTCGGGTACGCCGAATGTCAAGGGCCCTGGCCAGTACACCGTGGTGCTCAATGTGCGTGACGCCAATGGCGCCACCACGCGCCAGACCTTGGTGCTGACCATTGTGGGCAACCTGCCTGACAATCCTGTTGCCTTCACCATTAACGGTTGTACCGGTTCGTCGGCATCGCCTTGCGAAATCGCATCGATGGATGTAGGTACCTCTTACACCTACTCCTTCTCAGCCACTGGTGACAATGTGACTTGGGTTCTGGAAGGTGCACCTGCTTGGATGCAATTGGTGGGCCAAGGCTCGACCGGCCGTGTTGCCTCCGGCTCGCCACTGACCTGCGCGCAAGTAGCGACCTACCGCATGTTTG
- a CDS encoding type 4a pilus biogenesis protein PilO, protein MATKKNIQAGEALKGFQRQFQNLDPKDPSVWPAAPRAVLLVFIAALVIGLGWYAYLSNFEDELTASQAQELKLKEDYKTRMRKAVNLDALRKQREQVLQYVTQLEKQLPSKAEMAALLSDINQAGIGRSLQFDLFKPGQTVVRDYYAELPITLKVNGKYHDIGFFAADVANLSRIVTLNNIALAPANKDSATLALNATARTFRYLDPQELQEQQAAKSKQKGKK, encoded by the coding sequence ATGGCAACGAAAAAGAACATACAAGCGGGAGAGGCGCTGAAAGGCTTTCAGCGCCAATTTCAGAACCTGGACCCCAAGGATCCATCGGTTTGGCCGGCTGCACCGCGTGCAGTCCTTTTGGTTTTTATTGCAGCCTTAGTGATTGGCTTGGGCTGGTATGCCTATTTGAGCAACTTTGAAGATGAGCTGACCGCTTCGCAGGCGCAAGAGCTCAAGCTCAAGGAGGACTACAAGACGCGCATGCGCAAGGCAGTCAATCTGGATGCACTGCGCAAACAGCGTGAACAGGTCTTGCAGTACGTGACCCAGCTGGAGAAGCAGCTTCCCAGCAAGGCGGAAATGGCGGCCCTGCTATCCGATATCAACCAGGCGGGCATTGGCCGCAGCCTGCAGTTTGACCTGTTCAAGCCAGGCCAGACGGTGGTGAGGGACTACTACGCCGAGTTGCCGATTACCTTGAAGGTCAATGGCAAGTACCACGACATCGGCTTTTTTGCGGCGGACGTGGCTAACCTTTCGCGGATCGTGACTTTGAACAATATCGCTTTGGCGCCGGCCAACAAGGACAGCGCTACGTTGGCTTTGAATGCCACCGCCAGAACCTTCCGCTATTTGGATCCGCAAGAACTCCAAGAGCAGCAAGCTGCGAAGTCCAAACAAAAAGGGAAGAAGTAG
- a CDS encoding MBL fold metallo-hydrolase, producing the protein MALEPVELYRDEQHACLMFTDLVEEDAQAVQANQFLIVDHGTGAIIDPGGNLAFNELYMGMVRYFSPHKLSYLIASHADPDIIASLDRWLTSTRASLVISRVWERFVPHFTKVGKTENRVIPVHDAGGILPLGQSQLHILPAHFLHAEGNFHFYDPISRILFTGDLGVSMTDGYIARTPVTDLAPHIARMEGFHRRYMVSNKVLRLWVAMARQLDISLIAPQHGAPIMGPAIAQFFDWLDHLMCGIDVMDNQNYQLPKQMISAVPQRPQ; encoded by the coding sequence ATGGCGTTGGAACCTGTGGAACTGTACCGTGACGAGCAGCATGCTTGTCTGATGTTCACCGACCTGGTGGAAGAGGATGCGCAGGCCGTGCAGGCCAACCAGTTCCTGATCGTGGACCATGGCACCGGCGCCATCATCGATCCGGGCGGCAACCTCGCCTTCAACGAGCTGTACATGGGCATGGTGCGCTATTTCTCGCCGCACAAGCTGTCCTACCTGATTGCGTCCCATGCCGACCCGGACATCATCGCCTCGCTGGACCGCTGGCTCACCTCCACCCGCGCGTCCTTGGTGATCTCCCGGGTCTGGGAGCGCTTCGTGCCGCATTTCACCAAGGTGGGCAAAACGGAGAACCGCGTCATTCCCGTGCATGACGCCGGTGGCATCCTGCCCTTGGGCCAAAGCCAGCTGCACATCCTGCCGGCGCATTTTCTGCATGCCGAAGGCAACTTCCACTTCTACGACCCGATCAGCCGCATTCTCTTCACCGGGGATCTGGGCGTATCGATGACCGATGGCTATATCGCCCGCACGCCGGTGACGGACTTGGCGCCACATATCGCGCGCATGGAAGGCTTTCACCGACGTTACATGGTGTCCAACAAGGTGCTGCGCCTGTGGGTGGCCATGGCGCGCCAGCTCGATATTTCGCTGATTGCCCCCCAGCACGGCGCGCCCATCATGGGCCCGGCCATTGCCCAGTTCTTTGACTGGCTGGACCACCTGATGTGCGGTATCGATGTAATGGACAACCAGAACTACCAGCTGCCGAAGCAGATGATCTCAGCGGTACCCCAACGGCCGCAGTGA
- a CDS encoding pilus assembly protein PilM — MVSMGSLFRRQPSSLLGIDVSASSIKLVELGRSGSGQYIVERCAQELLEPGWVTESGIERFDEVADSLRRLVKKSGTRTKQAALALPLSAVIQKKIVLPSGLSELEMEFQVESEANQYIPFSLDEVNLDFYVIGPSANSVGDVDVLIAAARKETVQDRQGLAEAAGLKPVVLEIESNATALAARRLIGNMPSKGKDAFIAIFEIGGSASFLQIIHNNQVIYERDQSFNGGQLTQMIMRQYGFSQEEAEQKKRGNDLPADYKQVVLRPFVESIGQEINRALQFFFTSTPHNRIDHILLAGGSAVLSGLTDAVIDATGFAASAANPFEDMVMDAAVRSRSKSKDFTTYLTACGLALRRYAA; from the coding sequence TTGGTCTCAATGGGATCTTTGTTCCGACGCCAGCCGTCTAGCCTCTTGGGGATAGATGTGAGCGCGTCGAGCATCAAGTTGGTAGAACTGGGGAGGAGTGGCAGCGGTCAATACATTGTTGAGCGCTGTGCACAAGAGCTGCTGGAGCCTGGCTGGGTGACTGAGTCAGGCATTGAGCGCTTTGACGAGGTGGCCGATTCCTTGCGCCGCCTGGTCAAAAAAAGTGGGACGCGCACCAAGCAAGCAGCGCTGGCTTTGCCGCTTTCCGCCGTGATTCAAAAGAAAATCGTGCTGCCATCGGGGCTCTCGGAGCTGGAGATGGAGTTTCAAGTTGAATCAGAAGCTAACCAATACATACCATTTTCCCTCGACGAGGTGAACTTGGACTTCTACGTTATCGGCCCCTCTGCCAACTCGGTAGGCGATGTCGATGTGCTGATCGCGGCCGCGCGCAAGGAAACCGTGCAAGACCGCCAAGGTCTGGCCGAGGCGGCTGGACTCAAGCCGGTGGTGCTGGAGATCGAATCCAATGCCACGGCACTGGCAGCACGGCGCCTGATCGGTAATATGCCCAGCAAGGGCAAGGACGCATTTATCGCCATCTTCGAGATTGGCGGCAGTGCGTCTTTCCTGCAGATCATCCACAACAATCAGGTGATCTATGAGCGTGACCAGTCCTTCAATGGCGGTCAGCTCACCCAGATGATCATGCGCCAGTATGGCTTCTCGCAAGAAGAAGCCGAGCAGAAAAAGCGCGGCAATGACCTCCCCGCAGACTACAAGCAAGTGGTGCTGCGCCCCTTTGTGGAAAGCATCGGGCAGGAGATCAACCGCGCTTTGCAGTTCTTCTTCACCAGCACCCCGCACAACCGCATTGACCACATCCTGCTGGCCGGCGGCTCGGCCGTGCTCAGCGGCCTGACAGATGCCGTGATTGATGCCACCGGCTTTGCCGCGTCGGCCGCCAATCCGTTTGAAGACATGGTGATGGATGCGGCGGTGCGCTCGCGCAGCAAAAGCAAGGACTTCACCACCTATCTTACGGCCTGTGGTCTGGCGCTGCGGAGGTATGCAGCATGA
- a CDS encoding penicillin-binding protein 1A → MLKFFGWLLALLVAGGIAGAAVIAVGLAMAYPNLPDVSELADYRPKLPMRVYSSEGALLGEFGEERRNLTPIGEIPKVMVDAVLAIEDTRFFEHSGVDYKGMARALLANLGREKAQGASTITMQVARNVYLSSEKTYTRKIYEILLTLKLEHALSKNQILEIYMNQIYLGNRAYGFSAAAETYFGKPLKDVTVAEAAMLAGLPKAPSAYNPISNPKRARIRQLYIIDRMEENHFITPAQASQAREEPLKIRSSYADNRVHAEYVAEMARQLIFAQYGSEAYTRGLNVYTTLIASDQETAYDALRKGIMDYEKRQHYRGPEKFITLPAAGQERDEAIDEVLAQHSDNGNILSAVVLEAAPRKVVVIRADGDPIEITGDGLKPVQSGLSDKAPPNTKLRPGAVVRIMETAKKTWELTQLPEVEGAFVSLDPRSGAIKALVGGFDFDKNKFNHVTQAWRQPGSSFKPFIYSAALEKGFSPTTVINDAPLSFPGSAGQQPWEPKNSDGRFDGPMTMRQALARSKNLVTIRVMQSVGPKKAQEWVTKFGFDADKQPPYLPMALGAGSVTPMQMAAAYSVFANGGHRVNPYLIAKITDHRGNVLSEFAPPAVEELPRAIDARNAFVMDSLLQDVARYGTAAKAQAQLKRPDIYGKTGTTNDSVDAWFAGFQPTNAAVVWMGYDNPRSLGAREYGGGLSLPIWINYMQHALKDVPVAKMTPPSGLVNTGGDWLYEEYARSAPNLGLDSPASTAGTMVPPPNAEERNKILDLFRN, encoded by the coding sequence ATGCTGAAGTTCTTTGGCTGGTTGCTGGCCTTGCTGGTTGCGGGCGGCATTGCCGGTGCTGCGGTCATCGCCGTGGGCTTGGCCATGGCCTACCCCAATCTGCCCGATGTGTCGGAACTGGCCGACTACCGTCCCAAGCTGCCGATGCGCGTCTACTCCTCCGAAGGCGCTTTGCTGGGTGAATTTGGCGAAGAACGCCGCAATTTGACGCCGATCGGCGAAATTCCCAAGGTGATGGTGGACGCGGTACTGGCCATCGAGGACACGCGCTTTTTTGAACACAGCGGTGTGGACTACAAGGGCATGGCGCGTGCGTTGCTCGCCAACCTGGGACGCGAAAAGGCCCAGGGTGCTTCGACGATCACGATGCAGGTGGCCCGCAATGTCTATCTATCATCTGAAAAAACCTATACCCGCAAGATATATGAGATCCTACTGACCCTCAAGCTGGAGCACGCCCTGAGCAAGAATCAGATTCTGGAAATCTATATGAACCAGATCTATTTAGGTAACCGTGCTTATGGCTTCTCGGCGGCTGCAGAGACCTACTTTGGCAAACCGCTCAAGGATGTCACGGTGGCAGAAGCTGCCATGCTGGCGGGCCTGCCCAAGGCACCTTCGGCCTACAACCCCATCAGCAACCCCAAGCGCGCCCGCATTCGCCAGCTCTACATCATTGACCGGATGGAGGAGAACCACTTCATCACGCCCGCCCAGGCCAGCCAGGCGCGCGAGGAACCGCTGAAGATCCGGTCCAGCTATGCGGACAATCGGGTGCATGCCGAGTACGTGGCCGAAATGGCGCGCCAGCTGATCTTTGCCCAGTACGGCAGCGAAGCCTATACCCGAGGCCTCAACGTCTACACCACCCTGATCGCCAGCGACCAGGAAACCGCCTACGATGCACTGCGCAAAGGCATCATGGACTATGAAAAGCGCCAGCACTACCGCGGCCCTGAGAAATTCATCACCCTGCCGGCCGCCGGCCAGGAGCGTGATGAGGCCATCGACGAAGTGCTCGCCCAGCACTCGGACAACGGCAACATCCTGTCCGCCGTGGTGCTCGAGGCAGCGCCACGCAAGGTGGTGGTCATCCGCGCCGATGGCGATCCGATCGAGATCACCGGCGATGGCCTCAAACCGGTGCAATCGGGCCTGAGCGACAAGGCCCCGCCCAACACCAAACTGCGCCCGGGCGCCGTGGTGCGCATCATGGAAACAGCCAAAAAGACCTGGGAGCTCACCCAGCTGCCCGAGGTGGAAGGCGCCTTTGTCTCACTGGACCCGCGCAGCGGTGCCATCAAGGCGCTGGTCGGTGGCTTTGATTTTGACAAGAACAAGTTCAACCATGTGACCCAGGCCTGGCGCCAGCCGGGCTCCAGCTTCAAGCCGTTTATCTATTCGGCCGCGTTGGAGAAGGGCTTCTCGCCCACTACCGTCATCAATGACGCGCCGCTGAGCTTCCCGGGCTCCGCCGGCCAACAGCCCTGGGAGCCCAAAAACTCCGACGGCCGCTTTGATGGCCCGATGACCATGCGCCAGGCGCTGGCACGCTCCAAGAATCTGGTGACCATCCGCGTGATGCAATCCGTCGGCCCCAAGAAGGCCCAGGAATGGGTGACCAAGTTTGGCTTTGATGCCGACAAGCAGCCGCCTTACCTGCCCATGGCCTTGGGCGCCGGCTCCGTCACGCCCATGCAAATGGCTGCAGCCTATTCGGTGTTCGCCAATGGCGGGCACCGGGTCAATCCTTATCTGATTGCCAAAATCACCGATCACCGGGGCAATGTACTGTCCGAGTTCGCGCCACCTGCCGTCGAAGAGTTGCCCCGCGCCATCGACGCGCGCAATGCCTTTGTGATGGATTCGCTGCTGCAGGATGTCGCCCGCTACGGCACCGCCGCCAAGGCCCAGGCCCAGCTCAAGCGCCCGGACATCTATGGCAAGACCGGCACCACCAATGATTCGGTAGATGCCTGGTTTGCGGGCTTCCAGCCCACCAATGCTGCCGTCGTCTGGATGGGTTATGACAACCCCCGCAGCCTGGGCGCCCGCGAATATGGTGGCGGCCTGAGCCTGCCGATCTGGATCAACTACATGCAGCACGCGCTCAAGGATGTGCCCGTGGCCAAGATGACGCCGCCCAGCGGCCTCGTCAACACTGGTGGCGACTGGCTGTACGAAGAGTACGCACGCAGTGCCCCCAACCTGGGCCTGGACTCTCCTGCGTCGACCGCTGGCACCATGGTGCCGCCACCCAACGCCGAAGAGCGCAACAAGATTCTGGATCTGTTCCGCAACTGA
- the lptM gene encoding LPS translocon maturation chaperone LptM: MWSIYQIVCRTIVLATGAALLAACGQRGPLYLPTDPAAANRATLPQTLDPSAPDRPEPQLQPSSAIQPAKP; encoded by the coding sequence ATGTGGAGTATTTACCAAATTGTATGCAGGACCATTGTCCTTGCCACCGGTGCGGCACTCTTGGCTGCTTGCGGCCAGCGCGGACCGCTGTACCTGCCCACCGATCCGGCAGCAGCCAACAGGGCCACCTTGCCCCAAACGCTGGACCCGAGCGCGCCTGATCGGCCCGAGCCCCAACTTCAGCCGTCGTCAGCCATTCAACCTGCAAAGCCTTAG
- the pilQ gene encoding type IV pilus secretin PilQ: MKKFSVLIPLMAMLLPSWALAQGRINKVSTLVRDGVELVKIETDGAPLVLPETFSIQSPARVVLDLPGFKSAMPSNRVELNQGNLRSLNVVETDTKARVVLNLKESTSYKTEISGSDLLVALEPAAKAVPSANAQNTQFAEDGNNYSQPLSDLDFRRGSDGAGRLVISLPNNKVGVNISKQGDGLTLELQHTLLPEALRRKLDVADFGTPVGMISARQAGSTVFVQLKNTGEWEHSAYQSDNQFVVEVRQRKTDPNKLGSSGSFTGEKLSLSFQNIEVRSLLQVIADFTNFNIVTSDTVNGALTLRLKDVPWDQALQIILDAKGLGMRKSGTVLWIAPKDEIDERIQKDFDAVAKLEEKVPLQTQAFQLNYAKATELLKQITTTSGSGGGTGGTQSRFLTARGSAIAEPRTNQLFVTDIPAKLEELRRLLVTLDIPVRQVLIEARIVEARDTFGRALGVRLGGGDMRAASGGDGGYSVGGGNRVGFGTSYDNAVGTTGMGGTNTSTGNFVNLPAVLSTGGGSGSFALSIFNSAANRFLALELSAMEADGKGKIVSSPRLITADQTKALIEQGTEIPYSSSAQNGATTVEFKKAVLKLEVVPQITPEGSIILDLDVSKDSQGANTTAGPAIDTKHIKTQVLVENGGTVVIGGIFELSETSTTNKIPLLGDVPVLGNLFKSNVRESEKREMLVFITPKMISDRGEMR; the protein is encoded by the coding sequence ATGAAGAAATTCAGCGTACTAATCCCTTTGATGGCCATGCTGCTGCCATCCTGGGCGCTGGCGCAAGGGCGTATCAACAAGGTGTCGACCCTGGTGCGTGATGGCGTTGAGCTGGTCAAGATCGAGACTGACGGCGCGCCGCTGGTCTTGCCCGAGACCTTCAGCATCCAATCGCCCGCACGCGTGGTGCTGGACCTGCCAGGATTCAAAAGCGCCATGCCGAGCAATCGGGTGGAGCTCAACCAGGGCAATCTGCGCTCCTTGAATGTTGTGGAAACCGACACCAAGGCCCGTGTGGTGCTGAACCTGAAGGAAAGCACCAGCTACAAGACCGAGATCAGCGGCAGTGACCTGCTGGTGGCGCTGGAGCCTGCCGCCAAGGCCGTGCCTAGCGCCAATGCGCAAAACACGCAGTTTGCCGAAGATGGCAACAACTATTCGCAGCCCCTGTCCGACCTGGATTTCCGCCGGGGCTCCGATGGGGCAGGGCGTTTGGTCATCAGCTTGCCCAATAACAAGGTGGGCGTGAATATCTCCAAACAGGGCGATGGCCTGACCTTGGAGCTGCAGCACACCTTGCTGCCTGAAGCCCTGCGCCGCAAGCTGGATGTGGCCGACTTCGGCACGCCCGTCGGCATGATCTCGGCGCGCCAAGCCGGCAGCACCGTCTTTGTGCAGCTGAAAAATACCGGTGAGTGGGAGCACAGCGCCTACCAGAGCGACAACCAGTTTGTGGTCGAAGTGCGCCAGCGCAAGACCGACCCGAACAAGCTGGGATCTTCCGGTAGCTTCACCGGCGAAAAGCTTTCGCTGAGCTTCCAGAACATCGAGGTGCGCTCCCTCTTGCAGGTGATTGCAGATTTCACCAACTTCAATATCGTCACTTCAGACACCGTCAATGGTGCGCTGACCTTGCGATTGAAGGATGTTCCCTGGGACCAGGCCTTGCAGATCATTCTGGACGCGAAGGGTTTGGGCATGCGCAAGTCCGGCACCGTGCTGTGGATTGCGCCCAAAGACGAAATTGACGAACGCATCCAGAAGGACTTCGATGCGGTTGCCAAGCTCGAGGAAAAGGTCCCTCTGCAAACCCAGGCTTTCCAGCTCAACTACGCCAAGGCGACGGAGCTGCTCAAGCAGATTACGACCACTTCTGGTAGCGGTGGTGGTACTGGCGGCACCCAAAGTCGCTTTCTGACGGCGCGCGGGTCGGCCATTGCTGAGCCCCGTACCAACCAGTTGTTTGTGACGGATATTCCTGCCAAGCTGGAGGAACTGCGACGCTTGTTGGTGACCTTGGACATCCCTGTGCGCCAGGTGCTGATCGAAGCGCGGATTGTCGAGGCCCGAGATACTTTTGGTCGTGCACTGGGTGTGCGTCTGGGTGGCGGTGACATGCGCGCTGCCAGTGGCGGCGATGGCGGCTACAGCGTCGGCGGTGGCAACCGGGTGGGCTTTGGCACCAGTTATGACAATGCGGTGGGCACCACGGGTATGGGTGGTACCAACACCTCTACCGGCAATTTTGTCAATTTGCCTGCGGTGCTTTCCACCGGTGGCGGCAGTGGCTCCTTTGCACTGTCCATTTTCAACTCAGCCGCCAATCGTTTCTTGGCGTTGGAGTTGTCGGCGATGGAAGCGGACGGCAAGGGGAAGATTGTCTCGAGTCCGCGCCTGATTACAGCGGACCAGACCAAGGCGCTGATCGAACAGGGCACGGAAATTCCTTACTCTAGCTCGGCCCAGAATGGTGCCACTACCGTCGAATTCAAGAAAGCGGTGCTGAAGCTGGAAGTGGTGCCCCAAATCACGCCCGAAGGCAGCATCATTTTGGACCTGGATGTCTCCAAGGATTCCCAAGGTGCCAATACGACAGCAGGTCCGGCCATCGATACGAAGCACATCAAGACCCAGGTCTTGGTGGAGAATGGCGGGACCGTGGTGATTGGCGGCATTTTCGAGCTTTCGGAGACATCGACCACCAATAAAATTCCTTTGTTGGGCGATGTCCCAGTGCTGGGCAACCTGTTCAAGAGCAATGTTCGAGAATCGGAAAAGCGCGAAATGCTGGTGTTCATTACGCCGAAGATGATTTCTGACCGCGGTGAAATGCGTTAA
- a CDS encoding pilus assembly protein PilP gives MHTLSKWIGAALAVSLLAACSDEGDDLQQWMQQEQASTRPSVKPITAPKEFVPQGYLASATLDPFSKERLAALLGGSASAPATISDALVAPERARRKEQLESLPLDTISMVGFLKKGAQDVALVKADSLIYQVSKGMYMGQNYGKIKSISDSAITLREIVQDGVGEWIERDAVLELQEAKK, from the coding sequence ATGCATACTTTGTCTAAATGGATAGGGGCTGCGCTGGCGGTGTCGCTGCTCGCAGCCTGCAGCGACGAAGGCGATGACCTGCAGCAGTGGATGCAGCAGGAGCAGGCGAGCACCCGCCCTTCGGTCAAGCCAATCACAGCACCCAAGGAGTTTGTGCCACAGGGCTACCTGGCCAGTGCCACGCTCGACCCGTTCAGCAAGGAGCGCTTGGCCGCGTTGTTGGGCGGCAGTGCGAGTGCGCCTGCGACCATCTCCGACGCGCTGGTGGCGCCTGAGCGGGCACGGCGCAAAGAGCAGCTGGAGTCCTTGCCGCTCGACACCATTTCCATGGTGGGCTTCTTGAAAAAAGGCGCGCAGGACGTCGCCCTGGTCAAAGCCGATAGCCTGATCTACCAGGTCAGCAAAGGCATGTACATGGGCCAGAACTACGGAAAGATAAAAAGCATCAGCGACAGCGCGATCACCCTGCGGGAGATTGTGCAAGATGGTGTGGGTGAATGGATAGAGAGAGATGCAGTGCTTGAGCTGCAGGAGGCCAAAAAATGA